The nucleotide sequence GCACTTCAGCCAGTTTGCCGCGTGCTTCTGTTGCCAGACCGGAAATTGAATGGTAATCGATGTTTTCTGGAATTTTTTTGTCTTCCATTTTTTTCAGTTTGGCTACTTGCTGAAGCGATTTTTCGATATAGCCTTCGTATTTGATGTGAATTTCAACTTGCTCTTTCACTTCATCTTCCAGTTCCACTTCAGAAGCTGTCAGCTGGGCAATCATATCGTAAGTCATTTCAGGGCGCTTCAATAAATCAGCAGCCCGGATGCCGTCTTTCAGTTCACTGCCGCCTGCATCACGGATCAATTGCTGCGTGATGTCGTTCGGTTTGATCATCATGCCGCGGAGGCGTTTGATTTCCGCTTCAATGCGGTCTTTTTTTGCCAGGAATTTGGCATAGCGCTCATCGGAAATCATGCCGATTTGGTGGCCCAGTTCCGTCAAACGCATATCTGCGTTATCATGGCGCAGCAGCAAACGGTATTCCGCTCGTGATGTCAGCAAACGGTAAGGCTCGTTTGTGCCTTTCGTCACCAAATCATCGATCAACACGCCGATATAAGCGTCAGAGCGGCTCAGAATCACTTCTTCTTTGCCCAGTACTTTGGCTGCCGCGTTAATGCCCGCCATCAAGCCCTGCCCCGCTGCTTCTTCGTAGCCGGAAGTTCCGTTGATCTGTCCTGCTGTATAAAGATTTTCAAGCTGTTTCGACTCGAGTGTCGGCCATAATTGCGTTGGTACGATCGCATCGTATTCGATGGCGTATCCGGCACGCATCATTTCCGCTTTCTCAAGCCCTGGAATCGATTCTAACAGTTTTCTTTGCACGTGTTCAGGCAAACTGGTTGAAAGCCCTTGTACGTAAACCTCGCGCGTATTACGGCCTTCCGGCTCGAGGAAAATCTGATGGCGCGGTTTGTCGTTGAAACGCACCACTTTGTCTTCGATCGACGGGCAGTATCTTGGGCCCGTCCCTTTGATCATGCCGGAATACATCGGCGATAAGTGAAGATTTTCGTCGATGATCTGGTGGGTTTTTTCATTTGTATACGTCAGCCAGCACGGCAGCTGATCCATGATGAATTCAGTTGTTTCGTAGCTGAACGCACGCGGTTCTTCATCGCCCGGCTGGATTTCTGTTTTGCTGTAGTCAATGGAGTTGCTGTTGACGCGCGGCGGCGTCCCTGTTTTAAAGCGGACGGTTTCAAAGCCGAGCTCTTCCAGGTTTTCTGCCAGCTTGATTGATGGCTGCTGGTTGTTTGGTCCGCTGGAGTAGCGCAAATCGCCGATGATGATTTCGCCGCGCAGGAAAGTGCCTGTCGTGATGACGACGGATTTTGCCCGGTAAATGCCGCCTACTTGCGTGATCAATCCGGTCACTTTGCCGTCTTCCACTACTAATTTTTCAGCAATCCCCTGGTGCAGCGTCAAGTTCTTTTCTTCTTCCATCAGGCGTTTCATTTCCTGCTGGTAAAGCACTTTGTCGGCTTGTGCACGAAGTGCGCGGACAGCTGGCCCTTTTGCTGTGTTCAACATTCTCATTTGAATGTGTGTTTTATCGATAACGCGCCCCATGGCTCCGCCAAGTGCGTCAATTTCCCGTACAACAATGCCTTTTGCGGGTCCGCCGATTGACGGGTTGCATGGCATAAATGCGATCATATCCAGATTCATCGTCAACACAAGTGTTTTGGCACCCATGCGAGCGGATGCAAGAGCAGCTTCTGCTCCGGCATGTCCGGCTCCTACGACGATGACATCGAACGTGCCTGCTTCGTATTGTGGCATGTTCGTTCATTCCCTTCGAAGTTTATTTCCCTAAACAGAACTGAGAGAATAATTGGTTCAACAACCCATCATCTGCCGTATCGCCGATGATTTCCCCTAAAATTTCCCATGTTCGAGTGACATCAATTTGAATCATATCAACGGGCACATCCATATCCGCCGCCTCAATGGCATCCGAAATGGTCTGGTGCGCCTGGTGAAGCAGCGCAATATGGCGCGCATTGGAAACATAGGTCATGTCCCCTGCTTCAATTTGCCCTTCAAAAAACAGTTCAGCAATAGCTTCTTCCAACTGGTCGATGCCTTCTTCTTCAATCAGCGAAGTGGTGACCAGCAATTTATCGCCTGCCAACTGCTGTACGTAATCCAGATCGATTTTCTGCGGCAAATCGGTTTTATTGATGACTACAATATAATCCATATCCCGTACCGCTTCAAACAATCGTTCATCTTCTTCCGTCAGCGCTTCCGAATAATTCAAGACATAAAGAATCAAATCAGCTTCTTTCAGCACTTTGCGTGAACGTTCCACACCGATGCGTTCTACAATG is from Planococcus liqunii and encodes:
- the mnmG gene encoding tRNA uridine-5-carboxymethylaminomethyl(34) synthesis enzyme MnmG, with translation MPQYEAGTFDVIVVGAGHAGAEAALASARMGAKTLVLTMNLDMIAFMPCNPSIGGPAKGIVVREIDALGGAMGRVIDKTHIQMRMLNTAKGPAVRALRAQADKVLYQQEMKRLMEEEKNLTLHQGIAEKLVVEDGKVTGLITQVGGIYRAKSVVITTGTFLRGEIIIGDLRYSSGPNNQQPSIKLAENLEELGFETVRFKTGTPPRVNSNSIDYSKTEIQPGDEEPRAFSYETTEFIMDQLPCWLTYTNEKTHQIIDENLHLSPMYSGMIKGTGPRYCPSIEDKVVRFNDKPRHQIFLEPEGRNTREVYVQGLSTSLPEHVQRKLLESIPGLEKAEMMRAGYAIEYDAIVPTQLWPTLESKQLENLYTAGQINGTSGYEEAAGQGLMAGINAAAKVLGKEEVILSRSDAYIGVLIDDLVTKGTNEPYRLLTSRAEYRLLLRHDNADMRLTELGHQIGMISDERYAKFLAKKDRIEAEIKRLRGMMIKPNDITQQLIRDAGGSELKDGIRAADLLKRPEMTYDMIAQLTASEVELEDEVKEQVEIHIKYEGYIEKSLQQVAKLKKMEDKKIPENIDYHSISGLATEARGKLAEVRPLSIAQASRISGVNPADISILLVYIEQGRIAKIPS